The Gigantopelta aegis isolate Gae_Host chromosome 3, Gae_host_genome, whole genome shotgun sequence genome segment aagaaagaaagaaaaagacccccaaaaaagaagaaaatttaaGCTTTAAATTGCGTTTGGTTTAAATcgatataaaataatgattaatccAGCTTATTTCAGTAGGCCTGGCTACTAGACAGCGCTCCGGCTAGTGAGTCGTGACTATGTCTAGAGTATGCCGCGTCGTCATGGTAACCTAGTTTCCTCAGTTTCTGCTTGCGGCCTCTGGCGGGAAACTTTATATTCACAACTAAAAGCGGCGCTCTGGTTAACTTCTCataaaatattgaccaatcGAAACACAAGAAACATATCACTCTCCGCACCActtgtaaccccccccccccccccacacacacaaaagctcCCTCACAGTGCACCTACCACTTTCTAATTCTAAAATGTTGGCAAGTatgcttttatatgcactttccaacagacaggaaagcacataccacggcttttgtccaattgtggtgcactggttggaacgagaaaaacacagtcagctgaatggatcgaccgatgtggttcgatcctgcgacataagcacttcaagcgagcactcaaccgactaaggtaaatcccgcccccaagTCGATCAAgataacacacatatatatttctcTGATTTAAACTgcatctatctgtctgtataaTATGTCTCAGTGTCTGTTTGTCTAAATCTGTCGTTTTGGTATtcctaattataattattaccgagatttatttttacatgtttattttgttattccGCCATTTTCCTTATTAGTATAGATCTATAGTTCCCAGTACTGGAgctaattttacaaaacatcgtaaggtTACGTCTGCGACTAACAGTTATACATTTAcgtgtgtttggcatctatttcacgaaaaaaagtacatcattacggaaaatggagcattttaaagaggaatggaaatgaaatatgtgtacttctaactacatttgttgtactataacagTTATAAGAATtatggtttagtcgtagatttacgtttaagtgcaaaactaggcttacgatgttcagtgaaattgggccctgatcTCAGACGTGATGTATTCATTATGCATACCATGTTATTAACAGCGATAGTATCGCCCCACCTGTCACAGAAATACCATGTTATTAACAGCGATAGTATCGCCCCACCTGTCACAGAAATACCATGTTATTAACAGTGATATATTATCTGTTTGTCTAAATATGTCGTTTTGGTATtcctaattataattattaccgagatttatttttacatatttattttgttattcctCCATTTTTCTTATTAGTATCTATAGTTCCCAGGAgctaattttacaaaacatcgtaagtttacgtctgcgactaacagttatacatttacaagtgtttggcatcgaTTTCACGAAGAAAAAtacatcattacggaaaatggagcattttaaagaggaatggaaatgaaatatgtgtacttctaaccacttttgttgtactataacagatatattatCGCCCCACCGGTCAGAGAAATACCATGTTATTAGCAGTGATATTATCGCCCCACTGGTCACTGAAATACCATGTTATTAACAGTGTTATTATCGCCTCACCTGTCACAGAAATTACTCAAATCTTGTAGAACTCTCTCTATGTTTACGATATCGCACCTGCCTGGGTTGGCCAAGTATATATTTTGAAGAGCAGAATGAATCGATATATTCCCTCTTATGTTCACTAATGAGTATACATATACGGTTATCGATTAAAGCGGTTACCTCAGTTTACACGACGGAACTTTCCCGCCATAAGTATTTGAttaaattttggtttaaaaatataaagattGTACCGTCagctacataaaaaaaacccccaaccatacagtttcatttaaatgtaaaataatattttgttatttatatattttattagtattatttattatttatttttgttattggaAAAATCCCTTTAGGatgtcaggcccgtaggaatatTTGGAGAGGGGGAACACAGcctctagtgtgtgtgtgtgtgtgtgtgtggagggggtgcacaagccatattttacctttatttatatacagtagGACCACCAATAAACGTACATTTTCATCATCGACTGGTGCCCGCCCCCGTACCCCCCTAGTCCCTAGTTCCTACGAGTCAGTACGTGAAACGCATGGCGTAACTGTATTAGGTGTACATGTCGTGCACACTGTCTAACCATAAGTTTACGATCAACTACGAAAAGGTTTTTAAGGCCAAAGTAAGAATTTGGAGCTGAAAATCACCACAAATTCAGACAGAAACGTGTTCTGTATCGTAACTATTGTTAACCGAGGATTCTTGGTGAATACCAGTTTATGTCCTGTGGCagcaaatgtttatattattaagaTAATCTGTAGggtttttatattataaataaatgtaaaagtaGCGAAATATGCCACTTGCAACTGTAGTAATGGTATTTAACTTACGTATTAAAAGTATTTAACTTGCATGTTAGAACACTTTAAAATACAGTAAATGTCCGTTTTTAAGTGACATCCTTTCCCTTAAAAAACCCCTCTCTGTATCAGCCCCTGCAGCACTAAGCGCacaaaatattcagtttttacgcaccaaaaattcaattttaacattaaggaatgttaatgatttttaaaatttaactttaagaCAGTTTTCATGCTGTTCAATTTTATAGTTAGTTTATgaaacggagagagagagatagaagagagagagagagagagagagagagagagagagagagagagagagagagagagagagagagagagagagaataataataaaaaacagaaACCAAAATTATAACCATAACCTCGGGAACTTTATTTCCAGATTTGTCACAATTTGTAATCAGTAAATGTACtggaaatataaataatttatcgCGTGCCTCAATATATTATTGTAGTTAAATGTTACATTTGAGCCAGAGGTCCCCAAGGGaaattattatttcacaaaatatatcacatctttaaaaacataatatcaCCGATTAACACATTcgttttcataaaatatttaatggatTATAAAcgaaaattacattcattttgtGAAATCAAATATCGGTATAGTACAGcgcttttaatgtttttattaattgagGAACATATCACTATTAtcggatttttaaaattaaaacattcatctctcctgtgttaatacacaaatatatatacactcgGGTTAATGACACtgcacaaccccccccccccccccccccccccccccccccccccccccccccacacacacacaaactcaatgatgacaacaacaaacaaaacaaaacaaaagtgtaATAAACTACACGCAAATGTTTTGGCCgataagaaaaacaaacatttgtaatgACACTTTTAAAGTCATTGAACCTAGTTTCCGTGATAGGCTATACGTGTATCTTTTGCTGTTTTGCATAAATGTAATTGGTGCTAACTATTGTCCAACccaggacgaccagaaatacattagATTTGTCAACACTGATAACTGAAAACCGAGTTGTAAGTAACGTGTAATGGCTTAATAAAGTCCATTTCTGTTCGCCTATCTACTACACTATGAACACCGCTACATGACAAATGGCAATCGATTAACTCGCGTATCTGTATCCAACTCTGTGTATTATAGTACAAGACCCTGTGTTGAAACATATGTCCGAATTTCCGCTGCCTAGAAACGAAAGATTACACGAACTGTAACGATAACAATACTGCGTTTCGTGAGAATGTCTGGTAAGTAGGCAAACCATTTTCACCGAAACAGATGGTTGatcacaaaattaaatttcaccTGATGTTGAAGCgttaacattaaataataataccgTGTAAGGcagacaaaacaaagaaaacaaaaaagattaaCTATGAagaattataaacatttatagaGTATAAACATTTATTGACAATAAACTGTTGTACCTATCCAGTCGCAGGGGTAGGGTTTTGAGAGTCGACCCTCCTgctcaattttcttttttttccaatgcATTTTCCAGGGCAGCATATATCAAGCCCACTATATACTGCGCTCGTCACAGAATAGACACCCCCCTGCCAAAGTTTCTGCACACACGCCTACTTccctctttttttgtttttaataagatgacagaacaaaaaattacaaaaattaacaaattcaaaatgtgCTTACTTACCCTGTAATAAACAACGCTATGCTTATTCTTGAAGAACGCTTATAATACGTTTTATTGGGGCTGTCAAGTAATACTCCAATTATTTACCAGGACAACTTGAAAATACCAACCCTTAAAGAgagcagacagacacagagagacagagatacaagagagacagagatacagaaagagagagaaagacagagacagaaagacacacacacacacacacacacacacagagagagagagagagagagagagagagagagagagagagagagagagagagagagagagagagagagagagagagagagagagagagagagagagagagagagagatacatagagggagagagagagagagagagagagagagagagatacatagaagggagagagagagagagagagagagagagagagagagagagagagagagagcgagagagagagttacatatgagagagagagagagagagagagagagagagagagagagagagagagagagagagagagagagaacgcgAGCTGATAGACAAGTGAACTAATGGAGCTTCGTTTCAAAATGTGATCACATTGTCCAGTCTATTTGATACATTTAGCCAACTCATATCAAGTGTCATCTAGCCattcccatatatatatatatatatatatatatatatatatatatatatatatatatataaattgtctaACGATGCTACTACAATTGTTCCGAGCTATCCAACGTAGTCTAAGTGTACATGAATGGAATGTTATTTACAACAGTTGAACACGTCGCTAAGACGACGTAAACTGCTAACAGTAAAACACTGTTATATCTATTACTTATTTGTCCACAAATTGAAGGGTCTTTAGGAAATTTTTTCGCCACAGCTGACATGTATCCATTTAGCATACTGATGATAAAAGCATGAACTTTGTGAAACTAGTACCCATAAGCGTACGGGGAGGGGGAAGAATGAAACAAATGTACCGAAATCTGCGTAAAAACAATTATTCTTATAGCTTTATGGAAATGTCTGTCATCAACTGCATTTTTACTTAAATTCCTGTGACGTTCATGTAAATACATGTGGTTAACTAAAGAAACGGGAAATATGTACCCCACTCCAAAATTACCATAACCCATGTCTGTCTGATAATGTGTTTGTCTGTCCAcctcacatttttaaaagaaaaaaacacccaaacaacCAACATCCTGTTTTTAAATGAGATGAAAATTCAGTTACAGCTGTATCCGACTGCtaaatgtaggcctatatatatatatatagacctaTACACAAATTATTCCAACAATCCATCAGCATAGTGCAATCAATATTGTTAATTTCACTTCCATCTCGTTTTGTTCTTCAGATAGACAGACGTCATAATGAGAATCACTCTACATCAGAACAACAGTCGGCAGAATTACAGGGATCACGACGTCTGGGCGACTTGGAAATACGATGCTGAAGCATTGCAGTACACACAATATTTTCCAGAGATAGTCTCTGATTACTAGATACCCTTTAACAGTCAAATGGACAATGGATACACAATGCTTGAAAAGCACGCACATTCCGTTTTATCAAACGCAacacatacatttgtttttgaaagttgtaataaaagttaaaaataataataagacaaTGCACTAGCTACAAACAAGcaaatgtttaacaccatcTACTATAAATCAGTTAATGAGCTAAGAACCTCTTAAACCAATGCTatgtataaactacatgtatttgtagttTGCATGTAAAGGAATTTGTTACAAGACTGGAGAAAGGTTGGTGTTTTATGCTATACTTTCCAAATCGTGGATGAACGCAATGTTTATTGTTCACGTATTGGTTAAACGTCTAGCGGTAACTTGGATAGCTACATGGTTAAGATCAGAGGCATGAACAATTCAACAGAAACGAACTCGACAACCAACACGACAGACACATCACCATTTTCTGAAACGATATGGGAACTACCTTCAAGTCTGGTGGTCATCACCCTTGCGTATCTGTGTGTCAACATCCTCGTGAGTCTTTTCATCAACTCTCTTCTGATCATTATCATCCAGTGCTCGCCAGCTCTGAGGACGCCGCCCAACAGCCATCTTGTCAACATCTGCATCAACAACATCCTGTTGAGCATCAGCATGCTGCTATCGATGGTGTGTGTGAAAATCAACACAATCGACATCAGCGAAGAGGGTTCGAATGCCCTTTCGGGTATACAGCTGTTCATTGTGCTCAATGCGTTGCTCCAGTATTGGGGATCATTCGCTGCCATTGGTTACTACAGATTCAAGACCATCAAAGAACCGTCTCTGTCGCTAAAGACCAGACGACATATGGTATCCAAATCCATTTCAGGAAACTGGATTGTGTCTCTCATTCTGAGTATGACTTGCAGTTTATCTTTTGCAAGTACTTCTTCAGACCTGAACATCACATTGGACCCTTTCAGGGTAAATTATTACATTCCATCTAAACACAAATTCAGCGTGGATCAGCTAATTATCTTCTTGGTTATTATATGTTCTTTTCTTGTGGGATTTACAATAATAGTGTTctcatattacaaaatatttaaaatgttaaacatcgCCGTCTCGTTTGCCAAAAACCGTGTGCGACCGTGGCAAAGAACACAAAGTGTTTCAGTGGAAAACTTAGATGTTCCTGTTCAAAGAACATACCAACCGACAAAAGCAAATCCCACACAACATGCCTTCACAGTATCAAACAATCTGGAAAACTGTATGGTCCATTACCAAAAATGCGACCATAGTTTGTGCTTTGAGGACATCATAGCTCTGGAAAATCCAATCCAGGCAGCTAGCCGCAAAAACAACCCTCCTAATAAGATGCCTGTTCAAGCTACGCTGAGCAATATTAGCATGACCTCCCAGAAAAGCAGGTGTCcagatttcactgatatttcacTTGGTGCTGATATGGACAGGATTCAAAAGCTGAAGAACTCGTCTGCCTTACAAAATCAGTCTCTCCGACGAGCCAGAATGAGCGTTAGCGGCGCGGCCAGGAACTATTTGGTCATGTTCTGTGCGTATCTTGTCTGCTCTATACCCCTGGTCGTCTGCTCGGTTCCAGGTGCCTTAGACAAAGTATCTCCAGAGAACAGACTGTTTACACTCTTCTTTTGTCGTCTGCTGTTCTGTGTCAATGCACCTATATACCCAGCTTGGTACCTCTTGTTCAGCAGACGTGTTCGAAAGTGTTTAAGTAAGATGAATGAAAATTTATTATCCTGTTTCAGCATCAGAAGGTAAACAGAGTGGTTTTCTCTTCCTGTGCCAtcgtttgaaatatttttgataCTGGATGAATTTCATCTTATGGTGTATGCAGGCTTAGTtagaaggtgtgtgtgtgtgtgtggggggggggggggggggtcatcacGAGTTTTGCCTGGGGTCAAATGACCGTAGAAGGACTCTGAATATACACAGTTGTACttagatattatattatattattcttaCGACGTTTTAAAAATGATTGCCTCAGGTGAGGTGGTTAGCCAAAAGGTCCCTGCTGACTCTGAACACTCTTGGCAGTACATGTAcactatacatatatgtatctCAT includes the following:
- the LOC121390092 gene encoding uncharacterized protein LOC121390092 is translated as MVKIRGMNNSTETNSTTNTTDTSPFSETIWELPSSLVVITLAYLCVNILVSLFINSLLIIIIQCSPALRTPPNSHLVNICINNILLSISMLLSMVCVKINTIDISEEGSNALSGIQLFIVLNALLQYWGSFAAIGYYRFKTIKEPSLSLKTRRHMVSKSISGNWIVSLILSMTCSLSFASTSSDLNITLDPFRVNYYIPSKHKFSVDQLIIFLVIICSFLVGFTIIVFSYYKIFKMLNIAVSFAKNRVRPWQRTQSVSVENLDVPVQRTYQPTKANPTQHAFTVSNNLENCMVHYQKCDHSLCFEDIIALENPIQAASRKNNPPNKMPVQATLSNISMTSQKSRCPDFTDISLGADMDRIQKLKNSSALQNQSLRRARMSVSGAARNYLVMFCAYLVCSIPLVVCSVPGALDKVSPENRLFTLFFCRLLFCVNAPIYPAWYLLFSRRVRKCLSKMNENLLSCFSIRR